TGCTAACATCGAACCAATCAAAAAATGGTTCGGGGCAAACCATGACTGAAATTTCGGTGCTGGATCGCATCGCGAGCTATATCGCGCAGCACGACCTGCGCGACGGCGACTTGCTCCCGGCGGAACGCAAGCTCGCCGAAGATCTATCGGTCAGCCGGCGCGAATTGCGCAACGCGCTCGCATCGCTCGAAGCGGCGGGGCGCATCTGGCGCGGCGTCGGCCGCGGCACGTATCTCGGCGCGCGTCCGCTCAGGTTTGCGCAGACATTGAACGGTCTCTCCGTCGGCACGAGCCCGTCGGACGTCGCGGAAATGCGGCTCATGATCGAGCCTGCACTCGTTGCGCTTGCGACGATGAAGGCAAGCCCCGCCGATCTCGCGGAACTCGAAAAAGTCGCAAGGAAAAACGCATCGACGAAGGACGATTACGAATGGCAACAGTGGGACCACCGCTTCCATCTGCTGCTTGCACAGGCAACGCGCAACCCCGCGATCATCGCGCTGCTCGAAGCGATCAACGGCGTGCGTGTAAAACCGGCGCTGCGCGAAAAAACCGCCGACCAGGAAACGCGCAAACATTTCGCGGAACAACATCAGGCCATCGTGGCCGCGATGATCGCGCGCGACAGCGAACTCGCCGAACAGCGAATGCGCGATCATCTGTCGAGCGTGGAGGTGAGGGTCACGGCGCGCGAGAAGAACCGGGGCGCTGCTGCCGCGCCCGAATCCGCCGCAGCCACGCCCGCCGAAGCCAGACGGGCCGCGCCCTCGCCGCGCGGCCGGTCCGCTTCATCCCGGCGCAGCACCGGCTAATGTCGCCGGGTACCGCCGATACCGCCGGATACCGCGTTAGTGCCAGCCGCGATCGTGATGTTCGCGCCACTCATGCTCGCGCCATTCACGACGGCGCCATTCGCGCTCGCGCCACTCGCGGCGCTCGCGCCAGTCGGGACCGTATCCGCCATAGCCGACCACGACCGGCGCCGGTGCGACGACTACCGGCGGCGGCGGCGCTTCATAGACAGGCGCCACGGGAATGCCGAGTCCGACCGCCACATCGACGTGCGCCGACGCCGCCGTCGACACGCCCAATGCCGCAAAACCGAGAACCATCGCGCCAAGCACTTTCTTGTTCATTTTGTGACTCCTTGCACGTTGAGTGCATGACTGTGAACCCGGTTCGCAGTGTAGAAGCCGATGTTCGACACAGGTGCTACATCGCTCGCACATTCGTAACAGGAAGTTAGCGATCCGTTAGTGAAGCGTTCGCGACCGGTTCAGTGCGAGCCTCCCTGTGCATGCGCAACATGACGTGCCATCAACGACGCGGCGCCGAGATATTTCGACGGATCGGTCAACGTGCGCAGTTGCGCATCGTCGAAGCGTTCGCGAATCGATGCGTTGTTCGCCAACACGTCGTACAGCGTGCGGCTCTCTTCGATCGCGACGCGGCACGCGTCATACACCACGTCGTGCGCATGCTGACGGCCGAGCGCAGGCGCGAGCCCCATCATCACCGCTTCGGCGACGATCAGACCGCCTGTCAGATCGAGGTTTTTGCGCATCCTCGCCGCGTCGACATGCAGGCCGCGCAGCATGAAGTTCGCCTGATGCAGCGCGCTCGATACGAGCAAGAAGCTTTCCGGCACCGCACTCCATTCGAGATGCCACGGGCCGGTCGCGCGTTCGAAGTCGTGCATCATGCCGTCGAGCATCAGCGCGGCGCGCTCGCGCAACATCTTCGCGGCGGCGAACATCAGTTCGCTCGAAATCGGATTGCGCTTCTGCGGCATCGTCGAGCTTGCGCCGCGGCCCGGCACGAACGGCTCCGCGACTTCGCCGAATTCCGAGGCGGCCATCATCATGACGTCCACGCTGATCTTGCCGAGCGAGCCGCCGATGCTCGCGAGCAACGACACGAGTTCGCAGAGGCCGTCGCGCGCGACATGCCATGTGATCTCCGGGTTACGCAGGCCGAGTTCCTGCGCGAACAGACGCCGCGTTTCGAGCGCGCGCACCGGGTCGCCGAGCGACGCGAGCGTGCCGGCCGCGCCGCCGAACTGCGCCATCAGCACGCGCGCCTTCGCCTGCTGCAGACGCTCCGCATGCCGATGCAGCGACGACAGCCACACGGCCGCGCGGAACCCGAACGTGACCGGCAGCGCATGCTGCAGATGCGTGCGGCCGGCCGTGACCGTGTCGGCATATTGGGCAGCGAGGCCGCGCAGCGCGTCGCGCACTTCGTCGAGTTGCCGTTCGACGATCGCGACACCGCGCATGCATTGCAGCATCGTCGCGGTGTCCATGATGTCCTGTGTCGTCGCGCCCCAATGCACATAGCGGCCCGCTTCGCCGCACATCTCGCTCAGCTGTTTGACGAGCGGCAGGATCGGATAGCCGACGATCTCCGTTTCGTGCCGCAACTGCTCGAGATCGAGCTTCGCGAAGTCGGCGCGTGCGGTGATTTCGCGCGCGGCCTGCCCGGGAATCAGACCGGCCTTCGCCTGGGCGCGCGCGAGCGCGGTCTCGGCGTCGACGCAGCGCGCGAGATAGGCGGTGTCGGAAAACACGTCGCGCATCTCGGGCGTGCCGAACATGTCGCGAAATAGCGCAGAGTCGAAAACAGTGGTTGCCATTGTCGTCAGGTTCCTTGAATCCTTAATGCTTCATTGCCTCGGCTTCA
The nucleotide sequence above comes from Paraburkholderia sp. SOS3. Encoded proteins:
- a CDS encoding FadR/GntR family transcriptional regulator, with translation MTEISVLDRIASYIAQHDLRDGDLLPAERKLAEDLSVSRRELRNALASLEAAGRIWRGVGRGTYLGARPLRFAQTLNGLSVGTSPSDVAEMRLMIEPALVALATMKASPADLAELEKVARKNASTKDDYEWQQWDHRFHLLLAQATRNPAIIALLEAINGVRVKPALREKTADQETRKHFAEQHQAIVAAMIARDSELAEQRMRDHLSSVEVRVTAREKNRGAAAAPESAAATPAEARRAAPSPRGRSASSRRSTG
- a CDS encoding class-II fumarase/aspartase family protein, whose product is MATTVFDSALFRDMFGTPEMRDVFSDTAYLARCVDAETALARAQAKAGLIPGQAAREITARADFAKLDLEQLRHETEIVGYPILPLVKQLSEMCGEAGRYVHWGATTQDIMDTATMLQCMRGVAIVERQLDEVRDALRGLAAQYADTVTAGRTHLQHALPVTFGFRAAVWLSSLHRHAERLQQAKARVLMAQFGGAAGTLASLGDPVRALETRRLFAQELGLRNPEITWHVARDGLCELVSLLASIGGSLGKISVDVMMMAASEFGEVAEPFVPGRGASSTMPQKRNPISSELMFAAAKMLRERAALMLDGMMHDFERATGPWHLEWSAVPESFLLVSSALHQANFMLRGLHVDAARMRKNLDLTGGLIVAEAVMMGLAPALGRQHAHDVVYDACRVAIEESRTLYDVLANNASIRERFDDAQLRTLTDPSKYLGAASLMARHVAHAQGGSH